Genomic segment of Bacteroides stercoris ATCC 43183:
GGTTGAAGCAAATCTTGATAAATCAGTTGAACTCCCTGCAAGGTGCAGGTATCAATGCCATTATTTTTCAGGTGCGTCCCGAAGCCGATGCGTTGTATGCTTCGCAGTACGAACCGTGGAGCCGTTTCCTGACAGGTGTGCAGGGCAAAGCCCCGGAACCTTATTGGGACCCTATGCAGTTTATGATTGAGGAGTGCCACAAGCGGAGCATGGAGTTTCATGCCTGGATTAATCCGTATCGGGTAAAGACTTCGTTGAAGAACGAGCTTTCGCCTATCCATATTTATAATTCGCATCCGGAGTGGTTCGTGACGTATGGCGACCAGCTTTACTTCGATCCTGCGCTTCCCGAAAGCCGCAATCATATCTGTAAGGTGATAACCGACATCGTGTCGCGCTATGATGTGGATGCCATTCACATGGACGATTATTTCTATCCCTATCCTATCAAGGGAAAGGATTTCCCGGATGATGCCAGCTTTGCACGCTATGGCGGCGGTTTCAGCAATAAGGCGGACTGGCGCCGCAGTAATGTGAATATTCTCATTCAGAAAATACATGAGACGGTTCGCGGACTGAAACCCTGGGTGAAGTTCGGCGTGAGTCCTTTCGGTATCTACCGCAATCAGAGCAGCGACCCGCTGGGCAGCGCCACAAACGGTTTGCAGAATTATGATGATTTGTATGCCGACGTACTTCTGTGGGCACGCAAAGGCTGGATTGATTATAACATACCGCAAGTGTATTGGCAGATAGGACATCCGGCTGCCGACTATGAAACTTTGGTGAAGTGGTGGGCAAAGCATACGGAGAACCGTCCTTTGTTTATCGGACAGTCTGTAATGAATACGGTACAGAATGCCGACCCGAAGAATCCGTCCGTCAATCAGCTTCCCCGCAAGATGGCTTTGCAGCGGGCATATCAGACAATCGGCGGCAGTTGCCAATGGCCTGCCAGCGCAGTAGTGGAGAATGCCGGCAAATACCGCGATGCGCTGGTTGCCGAGTACCATAAGTATCCGGCTTTGCCACCCGTATTTGACTTTATGGACAATGAAGCCCCGGATAAGGTGCGCAAGGTAAAACCGGTGTGGACTGCCGACGGTTACATCCTTTTCTGGACTGCTCCGAAGTTCAAGGATGAAATGAACCGTCCGGTACAGTATGTTGTCTACCGTTTTGCTTCGAAAGAGAAGGTGGACATCGACGACCCTTCGCACATTGTGGCTGTTACGCGCAATACTTTCTATAAGTTGCCTTATGAGGATGGCAAGACGAAGTACCGTTATGTAGTTACGGCGCTCGACCGCCTGCACAACGAATCCAAGTCTGTAAGCAAGAAAGTGAAGCTGTAGGAATCAACTGCCAACTATCAATAAAGTATCAGCCCTGCTATTCCGCATACTATAATCATCAGTATGGGGTTGACCTTATATTTTCTTGTTCCGATGAAAGCTGCAAGGAAGATGATGATACTGATGATGAAAGAGTACATATCTTCCTGAGGCGAACTGAAGTTCTCCGTGTTCATCAGTACCAGCGCAGCCGATGCCAGCAGTCCTACTACCGCCGGGCGAAGTCCGCTGAATACGGCTTCTACTGCCGGGTGCTTCTGATATTTCAGAAAGAATTTGCTGATGGTGAGCATCAGGATGAACGAAGGCAGCACTACGGCGAAAGTGGCTATGCAAGACCCAAGCACTCCCATGCTCGTGCCGTATTGTTCGGCTATCGTGGAATAGCCTACATAGGTTGCCGAATTGATGCCGATAGGACCGGGAGTCATCTGGCTGATTGCTACGATGTCGGTAAACTCCTGTGGTGTGAGCCAGCCGTAACGGGTGACTACCTCACCTTGTATCATGGACAGCATGGCGTATCCGCCGCCAAAACCGAACAGGCCGATTTTAAAGAATGTGTAGAATAGATGGAGGAAAAGCATGATGTAGTGATTAGTGGTTAGTGATTAGCGATAAGTGGGGTGGTTTTGTTTAATTTTTAACTGTTGGTTTTCGGGAAGCGCAGCCTTCCGAACAGGTATCCGCCTATACCGGCAGCAATGATAATCCAGATGGGGGAGAAGCCCAATAACCAGATAAGCAGAGCCGAGACAACAGGAATCCATATCGTGTAGCGGTTGATTTTGGCGGATTTGGCCATACTGAAAGTCGGAGCGGCTATCAGTGCTACAACTGCCGGACGGATACCCTTGAAGATACGCTCTACGTAGACATTGTCTTTGAAGTTATGGAAAAACAAGGCTATGGCAAGGATAATGAGGAAAGAGGGCAGTATCGTTCCCAGGGCGGTAACGATGCTTCCCCGTATTCCACGCAGGCGGTAGCCTATGAATATGGATATGTTGACCGCAAGGATGCCCGGTGCCGACTGGGCGATGGCAAGCAGATCTATAAAATCCTCTTTGGCTATCCACCGGCGTTTCGTTACGATTTCGTCCTCAATCAATGGAACCATGGCATAGCCGCCGCCAATGGTGAATGCTCCGATTTTAAAGAAAATGGAAAATGCTTCGGTATATATATTCGTCATATCATGTGTAATGCTGTAATTCGGTTTATTGTTTGCCCTCTCCAATATTTCCTTCTTCTTTTGCATATTGGCTCGGACTGATATTAAAGTGTTTCTTAAAGACTTCACGGAAGTATTTGGCATCGCTGAAACCGGTCATTTCGGCAACTTCGGTGATGGTGTACTTTTGTTCCTTCAGCAGTTGCATGGCACGTTTCAGGCGTATCAACCGTACATAATCTCCCGGAGCCTGGTCGGTCAGTGCCTTTAACTTGTTGTAGAAACTGGTACGGCTCATGTTGAGCAGGGTGCAAAGCACATCAATCGTGAAGCTCGGATTGTCCATGTTGTCCTCTACATTCTTCTTGATGCTGGCAATGAATTTCCAGTCCAAATCCGTAGAACAGTTGATGCATTCCGTGTTGTGGGTATCATCGTTCAGCTCCAGATTGCCGTATCTGTGGCGCAATAAGGCACGGTTGGCAAGCAGATTGGCAATGGTGGCGCGCAGGATTCCGATGTTAAACGGTTTCACGACGTATTCATCCGCTCCGGTTTGCAGCCCGTCGATGATGTTTTTGTCCGTATTGAGGGCCGTAAGCAGGATAACGGGGATGTGCGAGGTATCAATGTCATTCTTCACTTTCTGGCACAATTCATCACCCCGCATTTCGGGCATCATGATGTCCGAGATAATCAGGTCGGGGAAATACTCCTTCACGATACAAAGCGCCGATTTTCCGTTGGAACATACTTGTACATGGTAGTTCTCCGCCAGCGTACGCCGCAGGTATTCCCTCAGTTCGTCGTTATCCTCTACTATCAGTATCTTCTGGCGGTTACCGGCATCCTGAGTTTGCTGTTGGGCATGTTCGTAACCCTCTATGGGCGTGTTGACGGCGGGGGTGTCCGGAGTTCCCTTTTCCGGAGAGGTGATTTGTTCCGGTTCATTGTTCTGTTCCTGCTCTTTGGTGGGAGCAGGACGGTGTATGGCCTTGCGGTAGCGTTTCTCGCCTTTAGGGAAAGATACTTTGATGCAGGAGCCTTTTCCTTCGGTGCTGGTGAAGTTGAGCTTTCCTTTATGCATATGCACGAGTTTCCATACAAGAAGCAGTCCGATGCCGCTGCCGGTTACTTTGGAATTGATGGCATTGCTGCCGCGGAAGTGCATCTTGAACAGCTTTTTCTGCTCGTCCAGTGGAATGCCGATACCTGTGTCACTGACTTCCACGTTCCAGGTATCTTCCGTTTCGTAAGCATAGACATGCACGCTTCCGCCTTCGGGCGTGTATTTCAGTGCATTGGATATGATATTCTTCAAAATGGAGTCCATCTTATCCTTATCCAGCCAGACATTCAGATAGCGGAAGTTGCTTTCGTAAGTCAGGTCGATGTGCTTTACGGAAGCGTATGAACGGAAAACATTAACAATGTCGGTCATATAAGCTCCCAGTTCGTATTCGGATACGTAGAAATTGTTCGAATAGGTATCCGCGCGTTCAAAGTTTATGAGGTTGGTTGTGAGACGTAGCAGGGCGTTGACGTTGCGAAGCGCCGTGCTGAGGTTGTCCGTTCCTTCCTTGCTTAGTTTCTCACGGTCGGAGAGTTCCTCCAACGGTGCTTTGATGAGCGTCAGCGGAGTACGGATGTCATGCGCGGTGTTGACAAAGAAACGGATCTTGTCATCGGATATCTTTCGTTGCTTGCGCAATACGATTATGCGCAATGCGATGCTTGCAATCGCAACAAGGATAAGCGCATACAGTAATAATGCCCATATGCTGAGCCAGATGGGTTGCTCGACAATAATATCTATGCTGCGCTCTTCCAAGACCATACGCCGGTCTTCACTGGATATGGCGCGGACACGCAGGGTGTAATGGCCGGGATTCAGATTGGTGAACCGGATGACATTTTCCTCTCCCGGACGGCTCCAGCCGTCATAGAATCCTTCCAGTTTCCACGAATACAGGATGAGGGAAGGATAGTCATAATTGATGGACGATACCTGAAGCGAAAATATATTCTGGCTGTATTTCAGTTTCAGGCTTTTGGTTTCGTCGATATCCAAAACCAAAGGAGAACCTTCGTCTTTGGGGTATACTGTTTGGTAGAAAACGCGCAAATCGCTGAATATCATGCGCGAACTGTACTCGCGGGGCAATACCATGTCTCTTGGAAATTCTATGGCTCCGTCGGTACTTCCGAAAATGGCATTCCCGTTCTTGCGCAGTGTTCCGGAATTGGCATTGAAATGGTCGGAATGCAGTCCCTGTTCTTTGGTCCAGTTATGGAATCTTTTTTCTTTGAGGTAGAAACCGCTCAGTCCGTATTCCGTACTTAAGAGAATATCATCTTTTCCGTCTGACAGAATTGTATAGATATTGTTGGAGATAAGTGCGCAGTTATCTTTATGATAGTGTTCAAAGTTCTGCCTGGCAGGGTCGTAAATCAGCAGACCGGAATTGTTTGTGCCGATATACAGCAGTCCGTTGGGGGCCTGATACAGGGAGTATATATAGGAGGACTCTACCGGCAGCGTTATGTACCGGTATTTGCCGGTTGCTTTCTCCAGCAGGTATAAGCCGTTGGCTGTACCTATCCACATGTATTTTTCGTCCCGCTCCTTGATGTCCGTTATGACTTCCAGCCCGGGTATCGATTCAATGTTTTTATGTTTCAGGTCTATTCTTTTCAGGTTGTAGTATCCCCCCGACCAGATATAACCGTCTCTGTCTTTGGTAATGGAACGGATGTACTTGTCGGGACGAATCGTTGCGCCGCCGAACAAGGCGGGCGTGAAAAAGCTGACAGAACGCTTTTTCTTATCTATCTGGTAGATGCCGGAACTGTAGCCGCCTACCCAGATAATGCCGGGACTGACCTCGCACAGAGACATGAATGTATGGCTCTGGTTCTTCTGCTCCTTATCGTAGACGCTCAAGAACGAATGCCATTGTTGGGTACGATGCTCATACAGGCTGATGCCGTTGTTGGTGGCATACCATAGGTCGCCCTCTTCGTCTTCCATAACGGCGTTTACCTGATCGTTGATGAGGGACTGTTTGTTGCCGATGGAATGCTTTATCCATTTGTAATCGCTGTACCGGTTGTTGCGTACGGTAATGCCGATAGGATAGTTCGCCATCCAGATGCGTTGCTCGTTATCCACGTATATGTCGTAGATTGTATTGCCGTTCATGGCGTTATATCGGTTGAAGTCGGCCACGATGTACGGTTCGGACCGGTAAGTGTCCACATCCATCTTGTAGACACCTGCACCGTCTGTCGCTATCAATATGTCTTTTTCACCGAAAGTACAGATACGGTTGATGCTGACATCTATCAGGCCGGATTTGATGTGGAACGCCTTATGAAGGTTCAGATCGTATACATAGATACCTCTTTGAAAGGTTCCGATAAAGATTTTGCGGCTGCCTTTATGAAAGAACAGCTCGTTGATTTGCAGTCTTAGCGTATCCAGTTTCTCGCAAGGGCTTAGCGCAAGCACATTGTTTTTCAGTTCGGCATAATGCACGCCTACATCCGTGCCTATAAAATAGTGGGTCTCGTCTATCTGCTCGATGTCGGTAATGCTTTCGTTGATTTCATTCTTTATGACAACGGTTGCTTTTGTCAGGCTGTTATATAGGTAAATGTTTCTTTGGTTGCAGAGCCATATTATATTATTATCATCGATAAATCCATAGCTGACGGGAGTGTGCAGGCCTTCCGTCTCGCTTTTGGGCAATTTATATACCAGTTGGAAACGGTCGTGCTTGCTTTCATAACAGAACACGCGTCCTTGCTTGCCTATTTCCCATAGCCTTCCCTGCGAATCCGAATACAGCCAGTTGAGGTTCATCATGGAGTTGATTTCATCTTCGCCGTCCATGAGTTTATAGTGCTTGAATTCCTTTCCGTTATAACGGTCGATGCCGTCGTGCGTGAGGAACCACATGTAACCTTTAGGCCCTTTTTGAATCGCATATACCCGCCTGTTGCTCAAACCATCCTCTACGCCGATGTAGTTATATGTCTGAGCGGCAGCCAGAAAGGATGATATAAGGAAAAGAAAGAAAAAGAAATGCTTTTTCATATTAGCCGATTTTGGTATTTGAGTTTGATAAAGTTGGGGGGATTTAATATTAACACAAAAGTAGTGAAAATGTTTGAGATATGCAAAAAAGGAAATACAGAGTGGTAAAGCGGCAGGATGGAAGGCGGTGTGGAGATATAAGAAATGTGCCAAAGCTCCTGCAAAAGCAGAGTCTTTGGCACATTATCCATTATTGCATTACAGTTTTACACGTGGTTATTTTCCAGTCTTTTCTTCCACCCACTTGCGTGCGTTGACAAATGCCTCTATCCATGGGGTAACCTGGTCGCTGTGAACGCGGTCTTGCGGATAGTAGCCGTTCTGCCACGGGAAGATGGAGCGTTCCAGGTGAGGCATGATGGCCAGGTGGCGTCCGTCGGTGCTGGCTATTGCCGCAACGGAGTAGTCGGAGCCGTTCGGATTGCCCGGATATTCGTCGTAGGTATATTTTGCCACTACATTGTATTTGTCCTCATCGTAAGGCAATGAGAATTTTCCTTCTCCGTGTGCCACCCAGATACCGAGCTTGCTGCCGCTCAAAGAGCCGAACATTACGCTGCGGTTGGTAGGGATAGTCAGGCCGATAAAGGTCGATTCGAATTTATGGGAATCATTATGCAGCATCTTTCCCTTCTTTTCGTGGTCGGGAGTGATGAGGCCTAATTCCATCATAAGCTGGCAACCGTTGCATACGCCGAGAGACAGCGTGTCTTCGCGTGCATAGAACTTGTCGAGCGCCTCTTTGGCTTTCGGGTTGAAGAGGAAAGCGCCTGCCCAACCTTTGGCGGAACCCAATACGTCGGAGTTGGAGAAGCCGCCGCAATAAACCACCATGTTTACGTCTTCCAGCGTTTCACGTCCGCTGATGAGGTCGGTCATGGTTACGTCTTTCACATCGAAGCCGGCAAGATAGAGTGAATAGGCCATTTCGCGTTCGCCGTTGGTTCCCTTTTCGCGGATAATGGCGGCACGGATACCGGTCGGGGTACGACGGTTCGGGTCGAGGCCGTATTGCGAAAGTTTACCCTTGAATTCAGGCCGGAACACCAAATCCAACGGTTGCATCTTGTAGTTCTCGAAACGCTTCTTAGCGCACCCGTTCATGGACTGTTTGCGGTCCAGCAGATACGATGAAGAGTACCAGACATCGCGCATGTAGTCCACACCGAACTGGTAGGTAGCGCCGTCTTTGCTTACGAGAATATGACGTTCGTCGGTCGGCTTACCGATTTTGATATAGCCTACACCGGCATCTTCCAGTATCTTCTTGACTTCTTCCTTATGCTTGTTGCTCACCTGGATAACGATACCCGGGTTCTCGGCAAACAATATCTTGACGAGGTCCTGCTCTTTCATCTTGTCGAGGTTGATTTCCATACCGCCCTCTACATTGGCGAAGCACATTTCGAGCAACGTAGTGATAAGACCGCCGGCCGAAATGTCGTGTCCGGCAAGAACAAGTCCCTTGTTGATTAATTCCTGTACAGCCAGGAAAGCGTCACGGAAGTATTCGGCATCTTGTACGCAAGGTACTTCGTCGCCTACTTTACCCAATGACTGTGCGAAGGCGGAGCCGCCCAGCTTCAGCTTGTCGAAACTGAAGTCGATATGGTACAGCGTGGTTTTCTCATCGTTGACAAGCACGGGAGATACCACTTTCTTCACATCTGAAACCTCGCCGCCTGCAGATACAATAACCGTACCCGGAGCGATGACTTTGCTGCCGTCGGGGTATTTCTGCGTCATGGACAAAGAGTC
This window contains:
- a CDS encoding glycoside hydrolase family 10 protein — translated: MKVRNLLLLLAFCCLSLAVQAQFVSTSAHPKREFRAAWIQAVNGQFRGIPTDRLKQILINQLNSLQGAGINAIIFQVRPEADALYASQYEPWSRFLTGVQGKAPEPYWDPMQFMIEECHKRSMEFHAWINPYRVKTSLKNELSPIHIYNSHPEWFVTYGDQLYFDPALPESRNHICKVITDIVSRYDVDAIHMDDYFYPYPIKGKDFPDDASFARYGGGFSNKADWRRSNVNILIQKIHETVRGLKPWVKFGVSPFGIYRNQSSDPLGSATNGLQNYDDLYADVLLWARKGWIDYNIPQVYWQIGHPAADYETLVKWWAKHTENRPLFIGQSVMNTVQNADPKNPSVNQLPRKMALQRAYQTIGGSCQWPASAVVENAGKYRDALVAEYHKYPALPPVFDFMDNEAPDKVRKVKPVWTADGYILFWTAPKFKDEMNRPVQYVVYRFASKEKVDIDDPSHIVAVTRNTFYKLPYEDGKTKYRYVVTALDRLHNESKSVSKKVKL
- a CDS encoding response regulator; translation: MKKHFFFFLFLISSFLAAAQTYNYIGVEDGLSNRRVYAIQKGPKGYMWFLTHDGIDRYNGKEFKHYKLMDGEDEINSMMNLNWLYSDSQGRLWEIGKQGRVFCYESKHDRFQLVYKLPKSETEGLHTPVSYGFIDDNNIIWLCNQRNIYLYNSLTKATVVIKNEINESITDIEQIDETHYFIGTDVGVHYAELKNNVLALSPCEKLDTLRLQINELFFHKGSRKIFIGTFQRGIYVYDLNLHKAFHIKSGLIDVSINRICTFGEKDILIATDGAGVYKMDVDTYRSEPYIVADFNRYNAMNGNTIYDIYVDNEQRIWMANYPIGITVRNNRYSDYKWIKHSIGNKQSLINDQVNAVMEDEEGDLWYATNNGISLYEHRTQQWHSFLSVYDKEQKNQSHTFMSLCEVSPGIIWVGGYSSGIYQIDKKKRSVSFFTPALFGGATIRPDKYIRSITKDRDGYIWSGGYYNLKRIDLKHKNIESIPGLEVITDIKERDEKYMWIGTANGLYLLEKATGKYRYITLPVESSYIYSLYQAPNGLLYIGTNNSGLLIYDPARQNFEHYHKDNCALISNNIYTILSDGKDDILLSTEYGLSGFYLKEKRFHNWTKEQGLHSDHFNANSGTLRKNGNAIFGSTDGAIEFPRDMVLPREYSSRMIFSDLRVFYQTVYPKDEGSPLVLDIDETKSLKLKYSQNIFSLQVSSINYDYPSLILYSWKLEGFYDGWSRPGEENVIRFTNLNPGHYTLRVRAISSEDRRMVLEERSIDIIVEQPIWLSIWALLLYALILVAIASIALRIIVLRKQRKISDDKIRFFVNTAHDIRTPLTLIKAPLEELSDREKLSKEGTDNLSTALRNVNALLRLTTNLINFERADTYSNNFYVSEYELGAYMTDIVNVFRSYASVKHIDLTYESNFRYLNVWLDKDKMDSILKNIISNALKYTPEGGSVHVYAYETEDTWNVEVSDTGIGIPLDEQKKLFKMHFRGSNAINSKVTGSGIGLLLVWKLVHMHKGKLNFTSTEGKGSCIKVSFPKGEKRYRKAIHRPAPTKEQEQNNEPEQITSPEKGTPDTPAVNTPIEGYEHAQQQTQDAGNRQKILIVEDNDELREYLRRTLAENYHVQVCSNGKSALCIVKEYFPDLIISDIMMPEMRGDELCQKVKNDIDTSHIPVILLTALNTDKNIIDGLQTGADEYVVKPFNIGILRATIANLLANRALLRHRYGNLELNDDTHNTECINCSTDLDWKFIASIKKNVEDNMDNPSFTIDVLCTLLNMSRTSFYNKLKALTDQAPGDYVRLIRLKRAMQLLKEQKYTITEVAEMTGFSDAKYFREVFKKHFNISPSQYAKEEGNIGEGKQ
- a CDS encoding chromate transporter, with protein sequence MTNIYTEAFSIFFKIGAFTIGGGYAMVPLIEDEIVTKRRWIAKEDFIDLLAIAQSAPGILAVNISIFIGYRLRGIRGSIVTALGTILPSFLIILAIALFFHNFKDNVYVERIFKGIRPAVVALIAAPTFSMAKSAKINRYTIWIPVVSALLIWLLGFSPIWIIIAAGIGGYLFGRLRFPKTNS
- a CDS encoding chromate transporter, which produces MLFLHLFYTFFKIGLFGFGGGYAMLSMIQGEVVTRYGWLTPQEFTDIVAISQMTPGPIGINSATYVGYSTIAEQYGTSMGVLGSCIATFAVVLPSFILMLTISKFFLKYQKHPAVEAVFSGLRPAVVGLLASAALVLMNTENFSSPQEDMYSFIISIIIFLAAFIGTRKYKVNPILMIIVCGIAGLILY